One genomic segment of Macrobrachium rosenbergii isolate ZJJX-2024 chromosome 40, ASM4041242v1, whole genome shotgun sequence includes these proteins:
- the LOC136826344 gene encoding uncharacterized protein yields the protein MGKNLEIQKTQMGKNLETRKTQMGKNLEAWKTHKGKNLETQKTRKGKNLETRKTHKGKNLKTWMRKNLETQKTRKGKNLETRKTRKRKNLETQKTRKGKNLETRKTCKGKNLETQKTRKGKTLKTQKTYMGKNLEIKKTRKRKNLETRKTRMGKNFGTRKTPIEKNLETQKTQIREELRPEKPVRKRLSRPRRPVRERILRPRRPIRERIL from the coding sequence ATGGGAAAGAATCTTGAGATCCAGAAGACCCAGATGGGAAAGAATCTTGAGACCCGGAAGACCCAGATGGGAAAGAATCTTGAAGCCTGGAAGACCCATAAGGGAAAGAATCTTGAGACCCAAAAGACCCGTAAGGGAAAGAATCTTGAGACCCGAAAGACCCATAAGGGAAAGAATCTTAAGACCTGGATGAGAAAGAATCTTGAGACCCAAAAGACCCGTAAGGGAAAGAATCTTGAGACCCGAAAGACCCGTAAGAGAAAGAATCTTGAGACCCAAAAGACCCGTAAGGGAAAGAACCTTGAGACCCGAAAGACCTGTAAGGGAAAGAATCTTGAGACCCAAAAGACCCGTAAGGGAAAGACTCTTAAGACCCAAAAGACCTATATGGGAAAGAATCTTGAGATCAAAAAGACCCGTAAGAGAAAGAATCTTGAGACCCGGAAGACCAGGATGGGAAAGAATTTTGGGACCCGGAAGACCCCGATAGAAAAGAATCTTGAGACCCAGAAGACACAGATAAGAGAGGAATTGAGACCCGAAAAACCCGTAAGGAAAAGATTATCAAGACCCAGAAGGCCCGTGAGGGAAAGAATCTTGAGACCCAGAAGACCCATAAGGGAAAGAATCTTGTGA